The following proteins come from a genomic window of Lolium rigidum isolate FL_2022 chromosome 5, APGP_CSIRO_Lrig_0.1, whole genome shotgun sequence:
- the LOC124655700 gene encoding probable ion channel POLLUX, with protein MAESDGGEADPAAARRADAAGDGASPDPVPRPQRPQLTKSRTISVSSPSASSTAADRLRAGGGREGLLARRSTTGPLPPVDALAPRRLTVAVDDPSHSASPPNGGVLDRDWCYPSFLGAHVTRPRAPRQQQQQQNTPPPSVRRNPSNPAPPPRARREEEKRLASLVKLPPLLGDRRPLSPPPPPPQQARRFDLPPYYLLLLQLLVVTVTTSALAFWQWIKVLSLQEKIRSCGGANAVDSEDETLLPSDPASSFASSTNWNFVPMLALAIPAFLFKYGDQLRRHRANSIRTRGTEEEVPLEKRIAYKVDVFFSGHPYAKLLALLLATVILIASGGIALFAVSGSGFLEALWLSWTFVADSGNHADQVGLGPRIVSVSISSGGMLVFATMLGLVSDAISEKVDSWRKGRSEVIETNHILILGWSDKLGSLLKQLAIANKSIGGGVVVVLAERDKEEMEMDIGKLGFDFMGTSVICRSGSPLILADLKKVSVSKARAIIVLASDENADQSDARALRVVLSLTGVKEGLRGHIVVEMSDLDNEPLVKLVGGELIETVVAHDVIGRLMIQCALQPGLAQIWEDILGFENAEFYIKRWPELDGMRFGDVLISFPDAVPCGVKLASKGGKILMNPADDYVLREGDEVLVIAEDDDTYAPAPLAEVHKGFLPNVQIPPKFPEKILFCGWRRDIHDMIMVLEAFLAPGSELWMFNEVPEKEREKKLTDGGMDIFGLTNIKLVHKEGNAVIRRHLESLPLETFDSILILADESVEDSIVQSDSRSLATLLLIRDVQSKRLPSEEVRSPLRQNGFSHSSWIREMQQASDKSIIISEILDSRTRNLVSVSKISDYVLSNELVSMALAMVAEDKQINRVLEELFAEEGNEMCIRSAEFYLYEQEELSFLDIMVRARERDEIVIGYRLAQTDEAIINPEEKSEIRKWSLDDVFVVIANGD; from the exons ATGGCGGAGAgcgacggcggcgaggcggaCCCGGCCGCCGCTCGGCGGGCCGAcgccgccggcgacggcgccAGCCCCGACCCCGTCCCGCGCCCGCAGCGGCCGCAGCTCACCAAGTCGCGCACCATCTCCGTCTCCTccccctcggcctcctccaccgccgccgacaGGCTGCGGGCCGGCGGCGGGCGGGAGGGCCTCCTCGCCCGCCGCTCCACCACGGGGCCGCTCCCGCCGGTGGACGCGCTCGCGCCGCGCCGGCTCaccgtcgccgtcgacgacccCTCCCACTCCGCCTCGCCCCCCAACGGCGGCGTGCTCGACCGCGACTGGTGCTACCCCTCCTTCCTCGGCGCGCACGTCACGCGACCGCGCGCGCcgcgccagcagcagcagcagcagaacaCGCCGCCGCCCAGCGTCAGGCGGAACCCTAGCAACCCCGCTCCGCCGCCCCGCGcccggcgggaggaggagaagcgcctgGCGTCCCTCGTCAAGCTGCCGCCGCTGCTGGGGGACAGGAGGCCGctctcgcctccgcctccgccgccgcagcaggcTCGGCGATTCGATCTCCCACCATACTACCTGCTACTC TTGCAGTTGCTGGTCGTAACTGTCACGACCTCCGCCCTGGCTTTCTGGCAGTGGATCAAAGTGTTGAGCCTCCAG GAAAAGATCAGATCATGCGGTGGTGCCAATGCCGTGGACAGCGAGGATGAAACCTTGCTTCCCAGTGACCCTGCTTCCAGTTTTGCTAGCTCCACTAACTGGAACTTCGTTCCGATGCTTGCTCTGGCGATCCCCGCATTCCTCTTCAAATACGGCGACCAGCTCCGACGGCACAGAGCAAATTCCATCCGGACGAGAGGCACCGAGGAAGAAGTGCCGCTGGAGAAGAGGATTGCGTACAAGGTCGACGTGTTCTTCTCGGGGCATCCGTACGCCAAGCTCCTCGCCCTCCTGCTAGCCACCGTGATTCTCATCGCCTCGGGCGGGATCGCGCTGTTTGCTGTCAGCGGGAGCGGGTTCCTGGAGGCTCTTTGGCTTTCCTGGACTTTTGTGGCGGATTCAGGGAACCATGCTGACCAGGTTGGTCTGGGTCCTAGGATCGTGTCTGTGTCGATTAGCTCTGGCGGCATGCTGGTGTTTGCCACGATGCTCGGGCTTGTGTCGGATGCCATATCGGAGAAGGTGGATTCTTGGCGTAAGGGGAGAAGCGAGGTGATAGAGACAAACCATATACTGATCCTTGGATGGAGCGATAAGCTG GGCTCTCTTCTGAAGCAGCTAGCTATAGCAAATAAAAGTATTGGTGGCGGTGTAGTTGTTGTTCTCGCAGAAAGAGATAAGGAAGAGATGGAGATGGACATAGGAAAActaggattcgacttcatggggacATCTGTAATATGTAGAAGCGGCAGTCCTCTAATTCTAGCAGATCTGAAGAAG GTTTCTGTTTCCAAAGCCCGTGCTATTATTGTGTTAGCATCTGATGAAAATGCAGACCAA AGTGACGCACGAGCTTTGCGTGTGGTACTAAGCCTGACTGGAGTAAAGGAGGGCTTAAGggggcatattgttgtagagatgAGTGACCTTGACAATGAACCTTTAGTGAAATTGGTTGGAGGTGAACTAATTGAAACAGTTGTTGCCCATGATGTGATTGGACGTTTGATGATACAGTGTGCACTCCAACCTGGCTTGGCACAG ATATGGGAGGATATTTTGGGATTTGAAAATGCAGAGTTCTATATTAAAAGATGGCCAGAATTGGATGGCATGCGGTTTGGGGATGTGTTAATCTCATTCCCTGATGCCGTGCCCTGTGGAGTGAAGCTTGCGTCAAAAGGTGGAAAGATATTAATGAACCCTGCTGATGATTATGTTTTAAGAGAAGGTGATGAGGTCCTTGTTATAGCAGAAGATGATGATACTTATGCTCCCGCCCCTCTAGCAGAG GTGCATAAGGGTTTTCTACCTAATGTTCAAATCCCTCCGAAGTTTCCAGAGAAAATTTTGTTCTGTGGTTGGCGACGGGACATCCACGATATGATAATG GTTCTAGAAGCATTTCTGGCTCCAGGTTCTGAATTGTGGATGTTCAATGAGGTGCCAGAGAAAGAGAGGGAGAAAAAGCTGACTGACGGTGGTATGGATATTTTCGGACTAACAAACATTAAACTTGTACACAAAGAAGGGAATGCTGTCATCAGGCGGCACTTAGAAAGCTTGCCTCTTGAGACTTTTGATTCT attttaattcttgcaGATGAGTCAGTGGAGGACTCCATCGTACAGTCAGATTCACGATCCTTAGCTACACTTCTTCTAATCCGTGACGTTCAG TCCAAACGTCTTCCGTCAGAGGAGGTAAGATCACCTCTGCGTCAGAATGGCTTCTCTCACAGCTCCTGGATTCGGGAGATGCAGCAGGCATCAGACAAATCAATAATAATCAGTGAAATACTGGACTCGAGAACCAGAAACCTTGTATCTGTCTCCAAAATCAGCGATTACGTTCTATCGAATGAACTTGTCAGTATGGCGTTAGCAATGGTGGCAGAAGACAAGCAAATCAACAGAGTTCTTGAGGAGCTTTTCGCTGAGGAG GGCaacgagatgtgcataagatctgCTGAATTTTACCTGTACGAACAGGAGGAACTGAGTTTCCTGGACATAATGGTCAGGGCTCGTGAGAGAGATGAGATTGTGATCGGCTACCGGCTTGCCCAGACCGACGAGGCAATCATCAATCCAGAAGAGAAGTCCGAGATTAGGAAGTGGTCGCTAGATGATGTCTTTGTTGTGATCGCAAATGGTGACTAA